From a single Candidatus Hydrogenedentota bacterium genomic region:
- a CDS encoding phosphoglycerate dehydrogenase: MFRVLALDGLSEEGLEVFKTAGFEVDIKPPQKPEELAAIAGQYDALVVRSATKVTAEALSNPGRLKVVGRAGVGTDNIDKNAATQKGIVVMNVPGGNTISTCEHTFAMLLALCRNIPQAHASMDAGRWDRKKFMGTELRGKTLGIVGVGRIGGEVAKRALAFEMKVLAFDPLLTPLKAEGLGVELVSLDDVIERSDFVTVHAPKTDKTLNMLRGEHFRRMKPNCRIINCARGGIVNEQELAEALKHGVIAGAALDVFTSEPFEDNPFVGLDNIVMTPHLAASTDEAQLCVAVEVARQIVDYLKTGAIVNAVNVPSLDSETRKSLQPLLYLAERLGTFQALYSEGSPTSIEIAYSGDLGVTDTYPITTSVLTGFLAPTVESVNMVSAPSQLEARGIDCIEKRSAHDSDYAFEIGVTIVTDQETHVIKGTLFQNKDPRICSIDGMRVDAKPEGCILLCENEDKPLVVGRLATIIGNAGVNIANMVLGRDKRGGRALTLLNLDQPLSEDALAAAREVPHVLRARLLVLPDSE; the protein is encoded by the coding sequence ATGTTCAGAGTCCTTGCCTTGGACGGTCTCAGCGAAGAAGGGCTCGAAGTATTCAAGACCGCCGGTTTTGAGGTGGACATAAAGCCGCCCCAGAAACCGGAGGAACTGGCCGCAATCGCCGGCCAATACGATGCGCTCGTCGTGCGCAGTGCCACGAAGGTCACCGCGGAGGCCCTGTCCAATCCCGGGCGACTGAAAGTCGTCGGCCGCGCCGGCGTGGGCACGGACAATATAGACAAGAACGCCGCCACGCAAAAAGGCATCGTTGTCATGAACGTGCCGGGCGGCAACACGATTTCGACGTGCGAGCACACCTTTGCGATGCTGCTCGCCCTGTGCCGGAATATCCCGCAGGCCCACGCATCGATGGACGCCGGCCGCTGGGACCGCAAGAAGTTCATGGGCACGGAATTACGGGGCAAGACGCTGGGCATCGTAGGGGTGGGCCGCATTGGCGGCGAAGTGGCCAAGCGCGCGCTGGCCTTCGAGATGAAGGTTCTGGCCTTCGACCCATTGCTGACGCCGTTAAAAGCGGAGGGCCTCGGCGTGGAACTGGTGAGTCTGGACGATGTAATCGAACGGTCGGATTTCGTTACGGTGCACGCGCCGAAAACCGACAAGACCTTGAATATGCTGCGCGGCGAGCACTTCCGGCGCATGAAACCGAATTGCCGCATCATTAATTGCGCGCGCGGCGGCATCGTCAACGAACAAGAACTGGCCGAAGCGCTGAAACATGGGGTCATTGCCGGCGCCGCTCTGGACGTCTTCACTTCGGAGCCGTTTGAGGACAACCCGTTTGTCGGGCTCGACAATATCGTAATGACGCCGCACCTGGCGGCCTCGACAGATGAAGCGCAACTCTGCGTAGCCGTCGAAGTTGCGCGGCAGATCGTGGATTACCTGAAGACAGGCGCTATTGTCAACGCCGTGAACGTGCCCAGTCTGGACAGCGAAACGAGGAAATCACTGCAACCCCTGCTTTATCTGGCGGAACGCCTGGGGACCTTTCAGGCGCTGTATTCGGAGGGATCCCCCACGTCCATCGAGATCGCCTACAGCGGCGACTTGGGTGTCACGGACACCTATCCCATCACGACGTCCGTACTGACCGGGTTTCTGGCGCCGACGGTCGAATCGGTGAACATGGTCAGCGCGCCTTCTCAACTCGAGGCGCGAGGTATCGATTGCATCGAGAAGCGGAGCGCCCACGATTCCGATTACGCGTTCGAGATCGGGGTCACCATTGTCACCGACCAGGAAACACATGTCATTAAAGGCACCCTCTTCCAAAACAAGGATCCGCGCATCTGCAGCATTGACGGCATGCGCGTCGACGCCAAGCCGGAAGGGTGCATACTGTTGTGCGAGAACGAAGACAAGCCGCTCGTCGTCGGGCGGCTGGCGACCATCATCGGCAACGCGGGCGTCAATATCGCAAACATGGTGCTCGGCCGCGATAAGCGCGGCGGACGCGCCCTCACCTTGCTGAATCTGGACCAGCCGCTTTCGGAAGACGCGCTCGCGGCTGCTCGCGAGGTGCCACACGTGCTCCGGGCCCGGCTGCTGGTGCTGCCGGATTCCGAATAA
- a CDS encoding PIG-L family deacetylase, whose amino-acid sequence MNVVIIGAHPDDAEFFAGGVSIKWTRLGHRVLFVSATNGDVGHHEVSGGALAQRRAAEARRSARIAGASERVLDYHDGEFLPTLEARKRIVRLIREFEADIVMTHRPWDYHPDHRYTAMAVQDAAFMVTVPLYCPDAPALRRNPVFLYLMDGFQRPYPFRADIAVAVDDVMDEKWAMLDAMESQVYEWLPWLEGRAGETPTDSGERKAFLRAMWDPFFLEPAQRGRDALAAWYGPERAAAVRYAELFEICEYGRQPAREELREFFPFFDA is encoded by the coding sequence ATGAACGTTGTTATCATCGGGGCGCATCCGGACGACGCGGAATTCTTCGCGGGCGGCGTGAGCATCAAGTGGACGCGGCTCGGGCACCGGGTGTTGTTCGTGTCCGCGACCAACGGCGACGTGGGCCACCACGAGGTCTCGGGCGGCGCGCTTGCGCAACGGCGCGCGGCGGAGGCGCGGCGTTCCGCGCGCATCGCCGGAGCGAGCGAACGCGTGCTCGATTACCATGACGGCGAGTTCCTGCCGACCCTCGAGGCGCGCAAGCGCATCGTGCGGCTCATTCGCGAGTTTGAAGCGGACATTGTCATGACGCACCGGCCCTGGGACTATCACCCGGATCACCGGTACACCGCGATGGCGGTGCAGGATGCGGCGTTCATGGTGACGGTTCCGCTCTACTGCCCCGACGCGCCCGCGCTCCGGCGCAATCCGGTCTTCCTGTATCTCATGGATGGGTTTCAGCGCCCGTACCCGTTCCGGGCCGATATCGCGGTGGCGGTCGACGACGTGATGGACGAGAAATGGGCGATGCTCGACGCCATGGAATCGCAAGTGTACGAGTGGTTGCCTTGGCTTGAAGGGCGCGCGGGGGAGACGCCAACCGATAGCGGGGAACGCAAGGCGTTTCTTCGCGCCATGTGGGATCCGTTCTTTCTGGAACCGGCGCAACGGGGCCGCGACGCGCTCGCGGCATGGTACGGCCCCGAACGGGCCGCGGCGGTGCGCTATGCGGAGTTGTTCGAGATCTGCGAATATGGACGCCAGCCGGCCCGCGAGGAACTGCGGGAGTTTTTCCCGTTCTTCGATGCATGA
- a CDS encoding HAMP domain-containing histidine kinase, whose translation MHVKPDDLPSGAIAPAFGTPDFDARAAGLFRHAQVGRCVNGVAHDLNNYLGAVMAYAELVSLDKGVSAESHRMLGEILGAVHKASTLVSEIVRIARKDSARVGMVDPSLLVQHVLNLHMYEMKTLHIAVETKIQEDVPSLPGNAPKLELALAYLVRNAMETLEEQEKRHIFLRLHHTEGEVVIRVQDSGPPVPEALRERMFEPYVTTKAGVHFGLGLPLARAIIAQHAGALTYMPEEGFVITLPLENGLTPI comes from the coding sequence ATGCACGTGAAACCTGATGACCTCCCCTCCGGCGCGATAGCGCCGGCGTTCGGGACTCCGGATTTCGACGCGCGCGCGGCCGGTCTCTTCCGCCACGCGCAAGTGGGCCGCTGCGTCAACGGCGTCGCGCACGACCTGAACAACTATCTGGGCGCGGTCATGGCGTACGCCGAACTGGTATCCCTTGACAAGGGCGTTTCCGCCGAGTCCCACCGCATGCTGGGCGAAATCCTCGGGGCCGTTCACAAGGCGAGCACGCTGGTCAGCGAAATCGTGCGCATTGCGCGCAAGGACTCGGCTCGCGTCGGCATGGTGGACCCGTCGCTGCTGGTCCAGCACGTTCTGAACCTGCACATGTACGAGATGAAGACCCTGCACATCGCCGTAGAGACGAAAATCCAGGAAGACGTTCCGAGCCTGCCCGGAAACGCGCCCAAACTGGAACTGGCGCTCGCGTATCTTGTGCGCAATGCCATGGAAACCCTCGAGGAACAGGAAAAACGGCACATCTTCCTGCGCTTGCATCACACGGAAGGCGAAGTCGTAATTCGGGTGCAGGACAGCGGCCCTCCGGTGCCGGAGGCGTTGCGGGAACGCATGTTCGAGCCTTACGTCACGACCAAGGCAGGCGTGCATTTCGGGCTGGGCCTGCCGCTCGCGCGCGCCATCATCGCGCAGCACGCGGGCGCCCTCACCTACATGCCGGAAGAGGGCTTCGTGATCACCCTGCCGCTGGAAAACGGTCTCACGCCTATCTGA
- a CDS encoding SIMPL domain-containing protein, with the protein MRHLFLVLGAITAVVSTATAQEGPATVIETEGRATVFAAPTFADFWIHAVAAKETVIEGMNEMVAFEMRLREALAARALAPNDLDVRAPAVADVNEAQVAVSARLRFNMSSFTSVETGPQQFAGLCDKLADLAKGLGMALEGPQFTVNPQEPIVRSAVAKATEQAYPAAEAIAKELKTSIYAVTAVTVIDLVWDQAEEVRGIQPTLRQVSCTARVRVVYEVATLP; encoded by the coding sequence ATGCGGCATTTGTTTCTGGTGCTCGGGGCGATTACGGCCGTCGTTTCGACCGCGACGGCGCAGGAGGGGCCCGCGACCGTCATCGAGACCGAAGGCCGCGCAACGGTTTTCGCCGCGCCGACGTTCGCTGATTTCTGGATTCACGCCGTCGCGGCGAAAGAGACGGTGATCGAGGGAATGAACGAGATGGTCGCGTTCGAGATGCGGCTGCGCGAGGCGCTCGCCGCGCGGGCACTTGCCCCAAACGACCTCGACGTGCGCGCGCCGGCCGTAGCCGACGTTAACGAGGCGCAGGTCGCCGTCTCGGCGCGATTGCGGTTCAACATGAGCAGTTTCACGAGTGTAGAGACAGGCCCGCAACAGTTTGCGGGGCTCTGCGACAAGCTGGCGGACCTCGCAAAGGGCCTGGGCATGGCCCTTGAGGGTCCCCAGTTCACGGTGAATCCGCAGGAGCCCATAGTGCGCTCCGCCGTGGCGAAGGCTACCGAGCAGGCGTATCCCGCGGCGGAAGCCATCGCGAAAGAACTCAAGACCAGCATCTATGCCGTTACCGCGGTGACCGTCATCGACCTCGTGTGGGACCAGGCTGAGGAAGTGCGCGGCATCCAACCCACGTTGCGGCAAGTATCCTGCACCGCGCGGGTTCGCGTCGTGTATGAGGTCGCCACGTTGCCGTAG
- a CDS encoding ATP-binding protein, whose amino-acid sequence MTKTITVEVRDDHLETLARTKPMNALAELIWNALDAEATNIRVEFVENEMGGVESVRIVDDGYGLHYDDAFIVFRNLGGSWKREGLRTHRRKRMLHGRYGRGRFRAFSLGNHVEWQTVYEEAGTRYGYGIIGRAARLGEFEINDARGCPGRPTGLSVSISALSSGVELLRGVKALAEVTDVFAPYMRQYPDVKLTYDNVPLDPANAEECSRDYLLPELVMQNGERVRAALTVVEWNTPGKRGVFLCNEEGFMLHHALPRLYFRGFSYSAYLKSAHLAALDEQGLLQVEELSPDLRQLLDAARAKLREHFTVREVERAQDTLAYWRDLGIYPYEGAPKNAVEENERRIFEIYATHLNQIFADFAESSPRNKRLTLRLIQELVRTEPTRMARILDELLEFPEEKENEILELAGG is encoded by the coding sequence ATGACGAAGACCATTACTGTCGAAGTGCGCGACGATCACCTGGAAACGCTGGCGCGCACGAAGCCCATGAACGCCCTCGCGGAGCTGATCTGGAACGCGCTCGACGCGGAGGCTACGAACATCCGCGTTGAATTCGTCGAGAATGAAATGGGCGGCGTTGAAAGCGTCCGCATCGTGGATGATGGTTACGGCCTGCATTATGACGATGCGTTCATCGTTTTCCGGAACCTCGGCGGTTCGTGGAAGCGCGAAGGTCTGCGCACGCACCGGCGCAAGCGCATGCTGCACGGCAGATACGGACGCGGCCGGTTCCGTGCGTTTTCCCTGGGCAACCATGTTGAATGGCAGACCGTGTATGAAGAAGCGGGGACTCGTTACGGCTACGGCATTATCGGCAGGGCCGCGCGGCTGGGCGAATTCGAGATCAATGACGCGCGGGGTTGCCCCGGCAGGCCGACGGGGTTGTCGGTAAGTATTTCCGCGCTTTCGAGCGGTGTGGAACTGTTGCGCGGCGTGAAGGCGCTGGCAGAGGTGACGGACGTCTTCGCGCCCTATATGCGGCAGTATCCCGACGTGAAACTCACGTACGACAATGTGCCGCTCGACCCGGCGAATGCGGAAGAATGCTCGCGCGATTACCTGCTGCCGGAACTCGTGATGCAAAACGGCGAGCGCGTCCGCGCTGCGTTGACTGTCGTAGAGTGGAACACGCCGGGCAAGCGCGGCGTGTTCCTCTGCAATGAAGAGGGCTTCATGCTGCATCACGCGCTGCCGCGCCTCTACTTTCGCGGGTTCAGTTATTCGGCGTACCTGAAATCCGCTCATCTGGCCGCGCTGGACGAGCAGGGCCTCCTGCAGGTCGAGGAACTCTCGCCGGACCTGCGGCAATTGCTCGACGCGGCGCGCGCGAAATTGCGCGAACACTTCACCGTGCGCGAGGTCGAGCGGGCGCAGGACACGCTGGCCTACTGGCGTGACTTGGGCATCTATCCCTATGAGGGCGCACCGAAAAACGCCGTCGAAGAGAACGAGCGCCGCATCTTTGAGATCTATGCGACGCACCTCAACCAGATCTTCGCCGATTTCGCGGAATCCTCACCCCGCAACAAGCGCCTCACGCTTCGCCTGATTCAGGAACTGGTCCGCACCGAGCCCACGCGTATGGCGCGCATCCTCGACGAACTCCTCGAATTCCCGGAAGAAAAAGAGAACGAAATCCTCGAATTGGCCGGGGGATGA
- a CDS encoding leucine--tRNA ligase has protein sequence MSNGSYDHKAIEKKWQEYWLKHKTFKAEIDRGKPKYYVLDMFPYPSGDGLHVGHPEGYTATDIIARYKRMKGFNVLHPMGWDAFGLPAERHAMRTGEHPAVITNRNCGVFRRQIQALGLSYDWDREIDTTDPAYYKWTQWIFSVLFERGLAYEIEAPVNWCPALNTVLANEEVKDGKYVETGDPVEKKMMRQWMLKITAYAEKLLRDLEELDWPEGIKAMQREWIGRSEGADVLFKVAGSGEEFMVFTTRPDTLFGATYCVLAPEHPLVSRITTDAQRADVQAYVAAAERKSAQERMADERDKTGVFTGANAVNPVNNAEIPIWVADYVLAEYGYGAIMAVPAHDTRDYAFAKKFRLPIIEVVSGGDISAEAYTGDGVMVNSRIIDGLPVPEAKKKITKWLEERGQGKATVNYKLRDWLFSRQRYWGEPFPILRLDDGTVKMVPMKDLPVLLPELDEYKPAPDGQPPLARAHAWVRTVDPETGRPATRETNTMPQWAGSCWYFLRFVDPRNDRAAWSPEAEQYWMPVDLYVGGAEHAVLHLLYSRFWHKVLYDAGCVSCKEPFLKLFNQGMILAYSYRDTQGKYYYPKQVEKRGEHWFVKGTDTCVGTQIEKMSKSRFNVVNPDEVIEEYGADAMRLYEMFMGPLDREKPWTDEGIQGVFRFIRRVWALFIGDDGGLHPRIVPAGGDPAMLKLLHKTVKAVSHDIEHMLFNTAIARMMEFLNAANKVEVIDQHVMEQFVLVLSPFAPHMAEELWSRLGHGDTLAYEPWPLFDESLLNEDCMEIPVQVSGKVRGVVTVAADAGKDTVIAAAKADAKIAKHLEGKTVVKEIYVPGKMMNLIVK, from the coding sequence ATGTCGAACGGCAGTTACGACCATAAAGCCATTGAGAAAAAGTGGCAGGAATACTGGCTGAAGCATAAGACGTTCAAGGCGGAAATCGACCGCGGGAAGCCGAAGTATTACGTCTTGGACATGTTCCCCTACCCGAGCGGCGACGGCCTTCATGTCGGCCACCCGGAAGGGTACACCGCCACGGACATCATCGCGCGATACAAGCGGATGAAGGGGTTCAACGTGCTGCATCCGATGGGATGGGACGCCTTCGGCCTGCCCGCGGAACGCCACGCCATGCGCACCGGCGAACATCCGGCGGTGATCACGAACAGAAACTGCGGCGTGTTCCGGCGGCAGATCCAGGCGCTCGGCCTGTCCTATGATTGGGACCGCGAAATAGACACCACGGACCCCGCCTACTACAAGTGGACGCAGTGGATCTTTTCCGTGCTCTTTGAGCGCGGCCTCGCCTACGAGATCGAGGCGCCCGTCAACTGGTGCCCCGCGCTGAACACGGTGCTCGCGAATGAGGAGGTGAAGGACGGCAAGTACGTGGAAACGGGGGACCCGGTCGAAAAAAAGATGATGCGCCAGTGGATGCTCAAGATCACGGCGTACGCGGAAAAGCTTTTGCGGGACCTCGAGGAACTGGACTGGCCCGAAGGCATCAAGGCGATGCAACGCGAATGGATCGGCCGCAGCGAGGGCGCCGACGTGCTCTTCAAGGTCGCCGGGTCCGGCGAGGAATTCATGGTCTTTACGACGCGCCCGGACACGCTGTTCGGCGCGACGTATTGCGTGCTGGCCCCCGAACATCCGCTCGTATCGCGGATAACGACGGACGCGCAGCGGGCGGACGTGCAGGCGTACGTCGCCGCGGCGGAACGCAAGAGCGCGCAGGAGCGCATGGCCGACGAGCGCGACAAGACAGGCGTGTTCACGGGCGCGAATGCGGTCAACCCCGTAAACAATGCCGAGATCCCCATCTGGGTGGCGGACTATGTGCTCGCCGAGTACGGCTACGGCGCGATCATGGCGGTGCCCGCGCATGACACGCGCGACTACGCCTTCGCGAAAAAGTTCCGCCTGCCAATCATCGAGGTGGTCTCGGGCGGCGATATTTCGGCGGAGGCCTATACCGGCGACGGCGTCATGGTGAATTCGCGGATCATCGACGGGCTGCCCGTGCCGGAAGCGAAAAAGAAGATTACGAAATGGCTCGAAGAGCGCGGCCAAGGCAAGGCCACGGTGAATTACAAGCTGCGCGACTGGCTCTTCTCGCGGCAGCGCTACTGGGGCGAGCCTTTCCCGATCTTGCGGCTCGACGACGGCACGGTAAAGATGGTCCCGATGAAGGACCTGCCCGTCCTGCTGCCGGAACTCGATGAATACAAGCCGGCGCCCGACGGCCAGCCGCCGCTGGCGCGCGCGCACGCATGGGTGCGCACGGTCGACCCGGAAACGGGCCGGCCCGCGACGCGCGAAACGAACACGATGCCGCAATGGGCGGGCTCGTGCTGGTATTTCCTGCGCTTCGTGGACCCGCGGAACGACCGCGCGGCATGGTCGCCCGAGGCGGAACAATATTGGATGCCCGTGGACCTCTACGTAGGCGGCGCCGAGCATGCCGTGCTGCACCTGCTCTATTCGCGGTTCTGGCACAAGGTGCTCTACGACGCCGGATGCGTGTCCTGCAAGGAGCCGTTCCTCAAGCTCTTCAACCAGGGCATGATCCTCGCCTATTCGTACCGCGACACACAGGGCAAGTACTACTACCCGAAGCAGGTGGAGAAGCGCGGCGAACACTGGTTTGTCAAGGGCACGGATACCTGCGTCGGCACGCAGATCGAAAAGATGAGCAAATCGCGCTTCAACGTAGTGAACCCCGACGAAGTCATCGAGGAATACGGTGCGGACGCGATGCGCCTCTACGAGATGTTCATGGGGCCGCTCGACCGCGAAAAGCCGTGGACCGACGAAGGCATCCAGGGTGTTTTCCGTTTCATCCGGCGCGTATGGGCGCTGTTTATCGGCGATGACGGCGGCTTGCACCCGCGCATCGTGCCCGCGGGCGGCGACCCGGCGATGCTCAAGCTGCTGCACAAGACCGTCAAGGCCGTATCGCACGACATTGAGCACATGCTCTTCAACACGGCGATCGCGCGCATGATGGAGTTCCTCAATGCGGCCAACAAGGTCGAGGTCATCGACCAGCACGTGATGGAGCAGTTCGTCCTCGTGCTTTCGCCCTTTGCGCCGCATATGGCGGAGGAACTGTGGTCGCGTCTGGGCCATGGCGACACGCTCGCGTACGAGCCTTGGCCGCTGTTCGATGAGTCGCTTCTGAACGAGGACTGCATGGAAATCCCGGTGCAGGTGTCGGGCAAGGTCCGGGGCGTGGTCACCGTCGCGGCCGATGCCGGCAAGGACACGGTCATCGCGGCGGCGAAGGCCGACGCCAAAATCGCGAAGCATCTCGAGGGGAAGACGGTGGTGAAGGAAATCTACGTGCCGGGCAAGATGATGAACCTGATCGTGAAATAG
- the icd gene encoding NADP-dependent isocitrate dehydrogenase — protein MGTYTHIQAPDGEKITLQDHAVVTPDFPVIGFIEGDGTGPDIWRASQPVFDAAVRHCYGDKRRIAWMEVFAGEKANAVCGSYLPEETLDAIREYGVAIKGPLTTPVGGGFRSLNVALRQHLDLYACVRPVRHFPGVPSPVCAPEKIDMVIFRENTEDVYAGLEVKAGTPEAQKLREFCEREFGWKIRPDAGLGLKPISETGSKRLIRAAIRYALRHGRKSVTFVHKGNIQKYTEGAFRRWGYELVRQEFAETAVSWDDCEGEPGEKLLVKDVIADIFLQQILTRPLEFDVVATMNLNGDYASDALAAQVGGIGIAPGANINYDTGAAIFEATHGTAPKYANKDKVNPSSLLLSGVMMFEYLGWLEVAEAITSALKSTFMSKIVTYDFARLMEGATKVKCSEFGKAVIDNL, from the coding sequence ATGGGAACGTATACGCACATCCAGGCACCGGACGGCGAAAAGATCACCCTGCAAGACCATGCGGTTGTCACGCCCGACTTCCCGGTCATCGGGTTTATCGAAGGCGACGGCACGGGGCCGGACATCTGGCGCGCTTCACAGCCGGTATTCGACGCGGCCGTCAGGCACTGTTACGGCGACAAACGCCGCATCGCATGGATGGAAGTCTTCGCGGGCGAGAAGGCCAACGCGGTCTGCGGCAGCTATTTGCCCGAAGAAACGCTGGACGCCATCCGCGAGTATGGCGTGGCCATCAAGGGCCCCTTGACGACCCCCGTCGGCGGCGGTTTCCGCAGCCTCAACGTAGCGCTGCGCCAGCACCTCGATCTGTATGCCTGCGTGCGGCCGGTCCGGCATTTCCCCGGCGTGCCAAGCCCCGTGTGCGCGCCCGAAAAGATCGACATGGTCATCTTTCGCGAGAACACGGAAGACGTGTACGCGGGCCTTGAAGTCAAGGCCGGCACGCCGGAAGCTCAGAAACTGCGCGAATTCTGCGAACGCGAGTTCGGCTGGAAAATCAGGCCAGATGCGGGGCTGGGCCTGAAACCCATCAGCGAAACGGGTTCCAAGCGGCTCATTCGCGCCGCGATCCGGTATGCGCTGCGCCACGGCCGCAAATCCGTCACCTTTGTGCACAAGGGCAACATCCAGAAATACACCGAGGGCGCCTTCCGCCGCTGGGGCTATGAACTCGTGCGCCAGGAATTCGCCGAAACCGCCGTCTCCTGGGACGACTGCGAGGGCGAACCCGGCGAGAAACTCCTGGTCAAGGACGTCATCGCGGACATCTTCCTGCAACAGATTCTGACGCGTCCGCTCGAGTTCGACGTTGTCGCGACGATGAATCTGAACGGCGATTACGCCAGCGACGCCTTGGCCGCGCAAGTGGGCGGCATCGGCATTGCGCCGGGCGCCAACATCAATTACGACACCGGCGCCGCCATCTTCGAGGCCACGCACGGCACGGCGCCGAAATACGCAAACAAGGACAAGGTCAACCCGAGCAGCCTGTTGCTGTCCGGCGTCATGATGTTCGAGTACCTCGGCTGGCTCGAGGTGGCCGAGGCCATCACCAGCGCACTGAAAAGTACTTTTATGTCCAAGATAGTAACCTATGATTTTGCTCGGCTCATGGAAGGGGCCACAAAAGTGAAGTGCAGCGAATTCGGCAAGGCCGTGATCGACAACCTCTGA
- the glpK gene encoding glycerol kinase GlpK, producing the protein MAAKYILALDQGTTSSRSILFTQDGAIAAVASQEFPQIYPRPGWVEHDPIAIWESQLATAETVIERAGAAPGDIAAIGITNQRETTLVWDRATGQPVHNAIVWQCRRTTDTCEQLKAAGLEAEFRGRTGLVIDAYFSGTKVKWILDHVPGARERARRGELCFGTVDTWLLYKLTGAHATDYSNASRTLLFNIHDRDWDPFLLEKLDVPAAMLPEARPTSGIFGATGALGGEIPVAALVGDQQSALFGQAGFHANDCKNTYGTGCFLLMNTGSKAVASTNGLLTTIGWGIGGEVAYALEGSVFVAGAVVQWLRDELKLIGSAAESETIAGQTPDANGVYLVPAFVGLGAPYWDMRARGVLTGLTRGANRAHIVRAALESIAYQSADLVHTMEKDTSAYIPRLKVDGGACANNLLMQFQADLLGIPVVRGKTIETTALGAAFLAGLAVGFWSGPDELAAIWKPDRTFEPGWDETRRKAALAGWADAVRRAKS; encoded by the coding sequence ATGGCGGCAAAGTATATCCTCGCGCTCGACCAGGGCACCACCAGTTCGCGGTCCATCCTTTTCACCCAGGACGGAGCGATTGCGGCGGTGGCCAGCCAGGAATTCCCCCAAATCTACCCACGTCCGGGCTGGGTCGAGCACGACCCCATCGCCATCTGGGAATCCCAACTGGCCACGGCGGAGACCGTGATCGAGCGCGCGGGCGCGGCGCCCGGCGATATCGCCGCCATCGGCATCACGAACCAGCGCGAGACGACACTCGTCTGGGACCGCGCGACCGGGCAACCCGTCCACAACGCCATTGTCTGGCAATGCCGCCGCACCACGGACACCTGCGAGCAACTCAAGGCGGCGGGCCTCGAAGCCGAATTCCGCGGCCGCACGGGGCTCGTCATCGACGCCTATTTCTCCGGCACAAAGGTGAAATGGATACTGGACCACGTGCCGGGCGCGCGCGAACGGGCCCGGCGCGGCGAATTGTGCTTCGGCACGGTCGACACATGGCTGCTCTACAAGCTGACGGGCGCTCACGCCACGGACTACTCGAACGCGTCGCGCACGCTGCTTTTCAATATCCACGACCGGGACTGGGACCCATTTCTGCTCGAAAAGTTGGATGTGCCCGCCGCGATGCTGCCCGAGGCGCGGCCCACGAGCGGCATATTCGGCGCCACCGGCGCCCTCGGCGGCGAAATCCCCGTGGCCGCGCTCGTGGGAGACCAGCAATCCGCCCTCTTCGGCCAGGCGGGATTCCATGCGAACGACTGCAAGAACACTTACGGCACCGGCTGCTTTCTGCTGATGAACACCGGCTCGAAGGCCGTCGCATCGACCAACGGCCTGCTCACCACCATCGGCTGGGGCATCGGCGGCGAAGTCGCGTACGCGCTCGAAGGCAGCGTATTCGTGGCCGGCGCCGTGGTCCAGTGGCTGCGCGACGAACTCAAGCTCATCGGCAGCGCCGCCGAAAGCGAAACCATCGCCGGGCAGACGCCCGACGCGAACGGTGTCTACCTCGTGCCTGCCTTCGTCGGTCTCGGCGCGCCCTACTGGGACATGCGCGCCCGCGGCGTCCTCACCGGCCTCACCCGCGGCGCGAACCGCGCCCATATCGTCCGGGCCGCGCTCGAATCCATCGCCTACCAGTCCGCCGACCTCGTGCATACCATGGAAAAAGACACCAGCGCGTATATCCCCCGGTTGAAGGTCGACGGCGGCGCATGCGCGAACAATCTGCTCATGCAGTTCCAGGCCGACCTGCTCGGCATTCCCGTCGTGCGCGGCAAGACCATCGAGACCACCGCCCTCGGCGCTGCCTTCCTGGCCGGATTGGCCGTCGGGTTCTGGAGCGGACCGGACGAACTGGCCGCGATTTGGAAACCGGACCGCACCTTTGAACCGGGCTGGGACGAGACCCGGCGCAAGGCAGCCTTGGCCGGCTGGGCGGATGCCGTACGCCGCGCCAAATCCTGA
- a CDS encoding glycine zipper family protein, whose amino-acid sequence MRSMLLPLMALGMAIAVSGCETTPAEDGAVLGAALGAGTGAIIGNQSGHAGEGALIGAGIGALTGAIIGDAVGDSRQPQYAQPRPAAPSPVAAPVTTGHYENRLIVTPSGEMYEQRVWVPHY is encoded by the coding sequence ATGAGAAGCATGTTGTTGCCCCTGATGGCGTTGGGAATGGCGATTGCCGTATCCGGGTGCGAGACTACTCCCGCCGAGGACGGCGCGGTGCTCGGCGCGGCGCTTGGCGCGGGCACGGGCGCGATTATCGGCAACCAGAGCGGCCACGCGGGCGAGGGCGCACTGATCGGCGCGGGCATTGGCGCGCTGACTGGCGCAATCATAGGCGACGCCGTGGGCGATTCGCGGCAGCCGCAATACGCGCAGCCGCGGCCCGCCGCTCCGTCGCCGGTTGCTGCGCCCGTAACCACGGGCCACTACGAGAACCGCCTGATAGTCACGCCCTCAGGCGAGATGTACGAACAGCGCGTCTGGGTGCCGCATTATTGA